The following coding sequences lie in one Microbacterium sp. XT11 genomic window:
- a CDS encoding FliH/SctL family protein codes for MHEPAFTPLAVPRVGAVPIDLRGEADRARTRGYAEGYAEGRRIGLEEARRRASAEEAERRRVLDLQARALADAATALRAAHDAVARRIDELTGPSAARIEELALELASCVVGAELSDPARAAAHALRRALDAMPVERWTRVAFAEREHRLILDDPVAAPLLAGIDVIASPDVDPGGAIVDIDQGAVDTRIGRAFARAAAALRGDDGEVVP; via the coding sequence GTGCACGAACCCGCCTTCACGCCGCTCGCCGTCCCTCGCGTCGGCGCGGTGCCGATCGATCTGCGCGGCGAGGCGGACCGCGCGCGCACGCGCGGATACGCGGAGGGCTACGCGGAAGGCCGGCGGATCGGACTCGAGGAGGCGCGGCGGCGTGCGTCGGCCGAGGAGGCGGAGCGGCGGCGGGTCCTCGATCTTCAGGCTCGCGCCCTGGCGGATGCCGCGACAGCGCTGCGTGCTGCCCACGACGCGGTCGCCCGGCGGATCGACGAGCTGACCGGGCCGTCGGCCGCTCGGATCGAGGAGCTGGCTCTGGAGCTCGCCTCCTGCGTCGTCGGCGCCGAGCTCTCCGATCCGGCGCGCGCGGCGGCGCACGCACTCCGGCGCGCGCTGGACGCCATGCCGGTCGAGCGGTGGACCCGCGTCGCGTTCGCCGAACGGGAGCACCGGCTGATCCTCGATGATCCGGTGGCGGCGCCGCTGCTCGCAGGGATCGACGTCATCGCGTCGCCGGACGTCGACCCCGGTGGGGCGATCGTCGACATCGATCAGGGGGCGGTCGACACCCGGATCGGACGAGCCTTCGCACGCGCCGCCGCGGCCCTCCGGGGGGACGACGGCGAGGTCGTGCCATGA
- the fliG gene encoding flagellar motor switch protein FliG, whose product MNGLDELLDAQYDTVETATQGAQPAAPPENMSGLRKAAIVLMNMDRAAGAEVLRHLGEERSELIAAELTQLGGVDVASTARALTEFRRIASGGGIPSRGGQELATGLLETAFGREKAVGMVGRVMSQGAVSFDFLNAADPAQLATILEGELPTTVAVVLANLRADRAAAVLAALQDPLRTDVAQAIATMGTASQEAITIVAESLRSRTGVFAIRENQEAIGGVQPLVEIINRSDTALEKSLLASLEGRDLALAEDIRSRMVTFADIARLEDRDVQRVLRGIDLRMLALALKGADEQIADKVRANMTERNQENLAEEARVLGPVRMRQVDEARAEVVRIIRELEAAEEITISREDDDELVE is encoded by the coding sequence GTGAACGGGCTCGATGAGCTGCTGGACGCGCAGTACGACACCGTCGAAACCGCGACGCAGGGTGCGCAGCCGGCCGCGCCGCCCGAGAACATGTCCGGGCTGCGCAAGGCCGCGATCGTGCTGATGAACATGGACCGGGCGGCAGGGGCCGAGGTGCTGCGGCATCTGGGTGAGGAGAGATCCGAGCTGATCGCCGCCGAGCTCACGCAGCTGGGCGGTGTGGACGTCGCGTCGACGGCGAGGGCGCTGACGGAGTTCCGGCGCATCGCCTCAGGCGGCGGCATCCCGTCCCGTGGCGGACAGGAGCTCGCCACCGGCCTCTTGGAGACCGCGTTCGGCCGAGAGAAGGCCGTGGGCATGGTCGGTCGCGTGATGTCGCAGGGCGCGGTGTCGTTCGACTTTCTGAACGCCGCGGACCCCGCGCAACTCGCGACGATCCTCGAGGGGGAGCTGCCGACCACCGTCGCCGTCGTGCTCGCCAATCTGCGCGCGGATCGGGCAGCCGCTGTGCTTGCCGCGCTCCAGGATCCGCTGCGCACGGATGTCGCGCAGGCCATCGCCACGATGGGCACGGCATCGCAGGAGGCGATCACGATCGTCGCGGAGTCTCTGCGTTCGCGCACGGGCGTCTTCGCCATCAGGGAGAACCAGGAGGCGATCGGCGGCGTGCAGCCGCTCGTGGAGATCATCAACCGGTCGGACACGGCGCTGGAGAAGTCGCTGCTGGCGAGCCTCGAGGGAAGGGACCTGGCTCTGGCCGAGGACATCCGCAGCAGGATGGTCACCTTCGCGGACATCGCACGGCTCGAGGATCGGGACGTGCAGCGCGTGCTGCGCGGGATCGATCTGCGGATGCTCGCCCTGGCCCTCAAAGGTGCAGACGAGCAGATCGCGGACAAGGTCCGAGCCAACATGACCGAGCGCAACCAGGAGAACCTCGCAGAAGAGGCACGGGTGCTCGGCCCTGTGCGGATGCGCCAGGTCGACGAGGCGCGGGCCGAGGTCGTGCGCATCATCCGCGAGCTGGAGGCGGCCGAGGAGATCACCATCTCACGCGAGGACGACGACGAGCTCGTCGAATGA
- the fliF gene encoding flagellar basal-body MS-ring/collar protein FliF, translating to MPPMLTTYLGRARSAIAGFTLAQRTIAVIGIAVLVMGAVALGAWLTRPQMSPLFTGLSAGDASAVVEQLKSSGVPYELAEGGATVLVPDDQVYAQRLAAASAGLPSDTTDGYTLLDKMGVTASEFQQSVTYKRAIEGELANTIGAMDGITSASVQLAIPEESVFVSERQSPTASVFVKTRNGSTLSEEKVEAIVHLTSAAVPGMTPEDVAVTDQNGAVLSAVGTGPAGSASAQATEHEARVAASVTRMLETILGAGNATVTVAADVANSTSERMDETYSAPEGELSASEQTKTETYNGGAGTGTGVLGPDNIAVPDNAQGSGAYELEETTRSNAVNKSTEKTVTPAGEVRRQTVSVAVNRSAVSGVTAEQVEALVASAAGIDVERGDTIAVEFVEFSDAGAAAAQTALSAAEADRAAEFQQELIRSAIIGGAVLLAAIVLVTYLAIRRRMKRRILYTDDGPIEYFATVTESEEEKLKSLRGLAEPDTKPLTPPATPLPATSVAADDEPEPDQVLIERRRREIDELARREPAAVAGALASLMDEATA from the coding sequence ATGCCCCCGATGCTCACCACCTACCTCGGCCGGGCGAGGTCGGCGATTGCCGGCTTCACGCTCGCTCAGCGCACGATCGCCGTCATCGGGATCGCCGTGCTCGTGATGGGGGCCGTCGCGCTCGGCGCGTGGCTCACCCGTCCGCAGATGAGTCCGCTCTTCACCGGGCTCAGTGCCGGCGATGCGTCGGCGGTCGTCGAGCAGCTGAAGTCATCCGGCGTGCCGTACGAGCTCGCCGAGGGCGGCGCGACCGTGCTCGTGCCAGATGACCAGGTCTACGCGCAGCGGCTCGCCGCGGCCTCAGCCGGCCTGCCGAGCGACACCACCGACGGCTACACGCTCCTCGACAAGATGGGCGTCACCGCGAGCGAGTTCCAGCAGTCCGTCACCTACAAGCGCGCGATCGAGGGCGAGCTCGCCAACACGATCGGCGCCATGGACGGCATCACATCGGCTTCCGTGCAGCTGGCGATCCCGGAGGAGAGCGTGTTCGTCTCCGAACGCCAGAGCCCGACGGCATCCGTGTTCGTCAAGACGCGCAACGGCTCGACGCTCAGCGAGGAGAAGGTCGAGGCGATCGTGCACCTCACGAGCGCGGCCGTGCCGGGCATGACCCCCGAAGACGTCGCCGTCACCGACCAGAACGGCGCCGTGCTCTCCGCCGTCGGCACCGGACCCGCCGGAAGCGCCTCGGCCCAGGCGACCGAGCACGAGGCGAGGGTGGCGGCATCCGTCACGCGGATGCTCGAGACCATCCTCGGCGCGGGCAACGCGACCGTCACCGTCGCCGCCGACGTGGCGAACTCGACGTCGGAGCGGATGGACGAGACGTACTCGGCACCCGAAGGGGAGCTGAGCGCGTCCGAGCAGACGAAGACCGAGACGTACAACGGCGGTGCGGGGACAGGTACCGGCGTGCTCGGTCCCGACAACATCGCGGTGCCCGACAACGCCCAGGGAAGCGGCGCGTACGAGCTGGAGGAGACGACACGCAGCAACGCCGTCAACAAGTCGACGGAGAAGACGGTGACGCCGGCGGGCGAGGTCAGGCGCCAGACGGTCAGCGTCGCCGTGAACAGGAGCGCCGTATCCGGTGTGACGGCGGAGCAGGTGGAGGCTCTCGTCGCCTCCGCGGCAGGCATCGACGTCGAGAGAGGCGACACGATCGCCGTCGAGTTCGTCGAGTTCAGCGATGCGGGCGCCGCGGCTGCGCAGACCGCCCTGTCGGCGGCCGAGGCAGATCGCGCCGCGGAGTTCCAGCAGGAGCTCATCCGCTCGGCGATCATCGGCGGAGCCGTCCTGCTCGCCGCGATCGTGCTGGTGACCTATCTCGCCATCCGCCGCCGGATGAAGCGGCGCATCCTCTACACCGACGACGGGCCGATTGAGTACTTCGCGACCGTGACCGAGAGCGAGGAGGAGAAGCTGAAGTCGCTGCGAGGACTCGCCGAACCCGACACCAAGCCGCTCACGCCGCCCGCCACGCCGTTGCCCGCAACGTCCGTCGCTGCCGATGACGAGCCGGAGCCGGATCAGGTGCTGATCGAGCGGAGGCGGCGGGAGATCGACGAGCTCGCCCGACGTGAGCCGGCCGCCGTCGCGGGTGCGCTCGCCAGCCTGATGGATGAGGCGACGGCGTGA
- the fliE gene encoding flagellar hook-basal body complex protein FliE: MAAAIGPVPPTGVGGLTPLSFESDASPSTTGAAAFGSSLTGAVEELQRLQSTSNELAVQAVTGDLQDIHKAMIASARASVTLDLMVAVRDRGVSAFTEIMRMQA, from the coding sequence ATGGCCGCCGCGATCGGACCGGTGCCGCCGACCGGAGTCGGGGGGCTCACGCCGTTGAGCTTCGAATCCGACGCCTCCCCGTCGACGACGGGCGCCGCGGCGTTCGGTTCGTCCCTCACCGGGGCGGTGGAGGAGCTGCAGCGCCTGCAGTCGACGTCGAACGAGCTGGCCGTGCAGGCGGTGACGGGAGACCTGCAGGACATCCACAAGGCGATGATCGCGTCGGCGCGCGCCTCCGTCACGCTCGACCTCATGGTCGCCGTCCGCGACCGCGGAGTCTCGGCGTTCACCGAGATCATGAGGATGCAGGCCTGA
- the flgC gene encoding flagellar basal body rod protein FlgC: protein MTFDAIGIAATGLTAHRKWLDALSDNIANVNTATPAGDEPFREKLVTVRAGTESPGVYVAGVVESQAEAKRVYDPDHPYADADGYVQYPDIDLGDQMSMLIVAQRGYEANAAVVDRAKATYEAALQIGRA, encoded by the coding sequence ATGACCTTCGACGCCATCGGCATCGCCGCGACCGGCCTCACCGCGCACCGCAAGTGGCTCGACGCCCTCAGCGACAACATCGCCAACGTGAACACGGCGACTCCCGCAGGGGACGAACCCTTCCGCGAGAAGCTCGTCACCGTGCGTGCCGGAACGGAGAGTCCCGGCGTCTATGTCGCCGGTGTGGTCGAGTCGCAGGCCGAAGCCAAGCGGGTGTACGACCCGGACCATCCGTACGCCGACGCCGACGGCTACGTGCAGTACCCCGACATCGATCTCGGCGATCAGATGAGCATGCTCATCGTCGCCCAGCGCGGCTACGAGGCGAACGCGGCTGTCGTCGACAGGGCGAAGGCGACTTACGAGGCCGCGCTGCAGATCGGGCGCGCCTGA
- a CDS encoding flagellar basal body rod protein FlgB, giving the protein MLDSVTATALVSALDGLALRQRSIAENIANVNTPGYHAKRVRFEDALRAAVADGTGVVEPTVHRSLEPTRLNGNNVNLDTETLSNIDTVLRFQFASQAIGGQAASITKAIGQASA; this is encoded by the coding sequence GTGCTCGATTCCGTCACCGCCACGGCGCTGGTCAGCGCCCTCGATGGGCTGGCACTGCGCCAGCGCTCCATCGCCGAGAACATCGCGAACGTCAACACCCCCGGCTACCACGCCAAGCGGGTGCGCTTCGAGGACGCGCTCCGCGCGGCAGTAGCCGACGGGACGGGAGTCGTCGAGCCGACCGTGCACCGCTCGCTGGAGCCCACCCGGCTGAACGGGAACAACGTCAACCTCGACACGGAGACGCTGTCGAACATCGACACCGTGCTGCGGTTCCAGTTCGCGAGCCAGGCCATCGGCGGCCAGGCCGCATCGATCACCAAGGCGATCGGGCAGGCGTCCGCATGA
- the fliS gene encoding flagellar export chaperone FliS → MVELAAADPHPAVVVVLNPHDSDRIGDTTMTITSPERAAQQYLAQQVASASPERLLVMLYDRLLVDIDRAAAAQEAADWGGAGTHLTHAQRIVAELSATLADDVWDGAADLRGIYTYLQGRLITANIAKDAAVTAECRRLVAPLRDAWRSAAAETSQLRAPQLSGTA, encoded by the coding sequence GTGGTTGAGCTCGCAGCTGCAGACCCTCACCCCGCCGTCGTCGTCGTCCTGAACCCGCACGACTCCGACCGCATTGGAGACACGACCATGACGATCACCTCACCGGAGCGCGCCGCGCAGCAGTACCTCGCGCAGCAGGTCGCGTCGGCTTCGCCCGAACGACTGCTCGTGATGCTGTATGACCGGCTGCTCGTCGACATCGACCGTGCGGCCGCGGCGCAGGAGGCAGCCGACTGGGGCGGGGCTGGCACGCACCTGACCCACGCACAGCGGATCGTCGCGGAGCTGAGCGCCACGCTCGCGGACGACGTCTGGGACGGCGCTGCCGACCTGCGCGGCATCTACACCTATCTGCAGGGTCGTCTCATCACCGCGAACATCGCGAAGGACGCGGCCGTGACCGCCGAGTGCAGGCGGCTCGTGGCACCGCTGCGTGACGCGTGGCGCAGCGCGGCGGCCGAGACATCGCAGCTTCGGGCGCCTCAGCTCTCCGGGACCGCCTGA
- the fliD gene encoding flagellar filament capping protein FliD codes for MKLDGLVSGLKTSELIDALMDVSAIPKMLITNKIADRTSVITNLQSLNKSLQDLAAKAAEAAAARSLAAFTATASAESVTVAAGPRASAFSTEVVVDATAAAHSVVTAAGGAGAWGGAFTLVAADGTRTEITPPGSSAHDLAAAINGAKAGVTATVVLAGVAADGTPLSRLQITAVETGEKGRFALHRGTEADVAAGTSTDVVAETGAAVLQTGRDALIRLFAGTAAEQTLTSSTNTFRIGEDIDVTVSAVSAEPVTVVVALDAAAQSAAAEGFVKEVAALLTRIDNGSKATVGKPGEQTTLGVFTGDSVVRNLRTALAQAVQHPVGGVSPSTIGISMNEKGVLSFDKEAFAKALADDRGQTQELFSAIASRLDEVAGTYSDKYEGLLTQRITGQETEVKSLQTEVQRWDTRLEQRRATLERTYSQLEIKLSTLQKQSSWLSSQLQTLTPPSSSS; via the coding sequence ATGAAACTCGACGGACTGGTCTCCGGTCTGAAGACCAGCGAGCTGATCGACGCGCTCATGGACGTGTCGGCGATCCCCAAGATGCTGATCACGAACAAGATCGCCGATCGCACCTCGGTGATCACGAACCTGCAGTCGCTCAACAAGAGCCTTCAGGACCTCGCGGCCAAGGCGGCCGAGGCCGCTGCCGCACGTTCTCTCGCCGCCTTCACCGCGACGGCCTCGGCGGAGAGCGTCACGGTCGCCGCCGGACCCCGCGCGAGCGCGTTCTCGACCGAGGTCGTCGTCGACGCGACGGCAGCCGCGCACTCCGTCGTGACGGCCGCCGGCGGCGCTGGAGCCTGGGGCGGTGCGTTCACCCTCGTCGCCGCCGACGGAACCCGAACCGAGATCACCCCGCCAGGGAGCAGCGCGCACGACCTCGCCGCCGCCATCAACGGCGCCAAGGCCGGCGTCACGGCGACCGTCGTTCTGGCAGGCGTCGCCGCCGACGGCACGCCCCTGTCGCGCCTGCAGATCACGGCGGTGGAGACGGGGGAGAAGGGGCGGTTCGCGCTGCACCGAGGGACCGAGGCGGACGTCGCGGCCGGCACTTCCACCGACGTCGTCGCCGAGACCGGCGCCGCTGTGCTGCAGACCGGACGCGACGCGCTGATCCGGCTGTTCGCGGGCACTGCGGCAGAGCAGACCCTGACGAGCTCGACGAACACGTTCCGCATCGGCGAGGACATCGACGTGACCGTTTCGGCCGTGAGCGCCGAACCCGTGACCGTCGTCGTCGCACTCGACGCGGCAGCACAGTCCGCCGCCGCCGAGGGCTTCGTGAAGGAGGTCGCCGCTCTCCTCACCCGCATCGACAACGGTTCGAAGGCCACGGTCGGCAAGCCGGGAGAGCAGACCACCCTGGGCGTCTTCACCGGTGACAGCGTCGTGCGCAACCTCCGTACGGCCCTCGCGCAGGCGGTGCAGCATCCGGTGGGCGGCGTCTCTCCGTCGACGATCGGAATCTCCATGAACGAGAAGGGCGTGCTCTCGTTCGACAAGGAGGCGTTCGCGAAGGCTCTCGCCGACGACCGTGGCCAGACGCAGGAGCTGTTCTCCGCGATCGCCTCGCGACTCGACGAGGTGGCCGGCACCTATTCCGACAAGTACGAGGGACTGCTCACCCAGCGCATCACCGGGCAGGAGACCGAGGTGAAGTCGCTGCAGACCGAGGTCCAGCGGTGGGACACCCGCCTCGAACAGCGCCGGGCGACGCTGGAGCGGACGTATTCGCAGCTGGAGATCAAGCTCTCCACGCTGCAGAAGCAGTCCTCGTGGTTGAGCTCGCAGCTGCAGACCCTCACCCCGCCGTCGTCGTCGTCCTGA
- a CDS encoding flagellin N-terminal helical domain-containing protein, with protein sequence MGLQIATNVSALNAYRNLSANQTDVSKSLEKLSSGLRINRAADDAAGLAISEGLRSQVNGLNVAARNAQDGISVIQTAEGALTEVHSILQRIRDLAVQAGSDSNNVDSRKAITTEVTQLVDELTRISDNTNFNGIKLLDASAGAAGDGVLSFQVGADGSASSQITVNLGSADIKTLAADLKADIVTTDGFATPTLAAATITTVDAAIKSVSSARADLGAVQNRFESTINSLQVSAENLSAAKSRIADTDMAAEMVKYTAANILQQAGTAMLAQANQSGQGVLQLLR encoded by the coding sequence ATGGGTCTTCAGATCGCCACCAACGTCAGCGCTCTCAACGCCTACCGCAACCTGTCGGCGAACCAGACCGACGTCTCGAAGTCGCTCGAGAAGCTCTCGAGCGGTCTGCGCATCAACCGCGCAGCCGACGACGCCGCCGGTCTCGCCATCTCCGAGGGCCTGCGCTCGCAGGTCAACGGCCTGAACGTCGCAGCCCGCAACGCGCAGGACGGCATCTCGGTCATCCAGACCGCGGAAGGCGCGCTGACCGAGGTCCACTCCATCCTGCAGCGCATCCGCGACCTCGCGGTGCAGGCAGGATCCGACTCGAACAACGTCGACTCCCGCAAGGCGATCACCACCGAGGTGACGCAGCTCGTCGACGAGCTCACCCGCATCTCCGACAACACCAACTTCAACGGCATCAAGCTGCTCGATGCATCGGCGGGCGCCGCCGGCGACGGGGTGCTGAGCTTCCAGGTCGGTGCGGACGGCTCCGCGTCGAGCCAGATCACGGTGAACCTCGGCTCGGCCGACATCAAGACGCTGGCCGCCGACCTGAAGGCGGACATCGTCACGACCGACGGCTTCGCCACGCCCACGCTCGCCGCCGCGACCATCACCACGGTCGACGCCGCGATCAAGAGCGTCTCGTCCGCCCGCGCCGACCTCGGTGCCGTGCAGAACCGCTTCGAGTCGACCATCAACTCGCTGCAGGTCTCGGCCGAGAACCTCTCGGCGGCCAAGAGCCGCATCGCCGACACCGACATGGCTGCGGAGATGGTCAAGTACACCGCGGCGAACATCCTGCAGCAGGCGGGCACGGCCATGCTGGCGCAGGCGAACCAGTCGGGCCAGGGCGTCCTGCAGCTGCTCCGCTGA
- a CDS encoding sigma-70 family RNA polymerase sigma factor: protein MSNTSDVSPDSALKTRPSATAEKLARDNMPLATFLAVEKARTAAHVDLDDLLSAARFGLARAALAYDPSRGIPFGAFASSQITWAMLSEMRRADPAGERSRERIERVRAAAELVQSRTGRAGTVAELAAESGLAVGVVAEALQLDEMVRTATSFEEHFDIESGRQAADLTDSIVLPEHAAERSETRAMLHRVIDALPDAMRRVIRGIYLEDRMVKDIADELDVSHAYVSKLRTRGLALMREAMDAWERGAATDRSTRTRADFFDAVFGADATRRASRTEELATVR from the coding sequence TTGTCGAACACTTCTGATGTTTCTCCTGATTCTGCACTGAAGACCCGACCGAGCGCCACCGCCGAGAAGCTCGCGAGGGACAACATGCCGCTCGCGACCTTCCTCGCCGTGGAGAAGGCCCGCACGGCCGCGCACGTCGACCTCGATGACCTCCTTTCGGCCGCGCGCTTCGGACTCGCCCGCGCCGCACTCGCGTACGATCCGTCGCGCGGCATCCCGTTCGGCGCTTTCGCCAGCAGCCAGATCACGTGGGCGATGCTCTCGGAGATGCGCAGGGCCGACCCTGCGGGCGAACGCAGCCGGGAGCGCATCGAGAGGGTGCGGGCGGCCGCGGAACTCGTCCAGTCGCGCACCGGACGGGCAGGCACCGTGGCCGAGCTGGCCGCCGAGTCAGGGCTCGCGGTCGGCGTGGTCGCCGAGGCCCTTCAGCTCGACGAGATGGTCCGCACCGCCACGAGCTTCGAGGAGCACTTCGACATCGAGAGCGGGCGGCAGGCGGCCGACCTCACGGACAGCATCGTGCTTCCGGAGCACGCCGCCGAGCGGTCGGAGACCAGGGCCATGCTGCACCGTGTGATCGACGCGCTCCCGGACGCCATGCGTCGCGTGATCCGCGGGATCTACCTCGAGGACCGCATGGTGAAGGACATCGCGGACGAGCTCGACGTCAGTCACGCCTACGTCTCGAAGCTGCGCACGCGCGGGCTCGCCCTCATGCGGGAGGCCATGGACGCGTGGGAGCGCGGAGCGGCGACCGACCGGTCGACCCGCACCAGAGCGGACTTCTTCGACGCGGTCTTCGGTGCAGACGCGACACGGCGGGCCTCGCGGACCGAGGAGCTCGCGACCGTGCGATGA
- a CDS encoding NAD(P)-dependent oxidoreductase encodes MQPFFDVIGVRTWNLGRRPEQANVVKIIGNYLIACAIQSMGEAVGVAEEVGVDPAQLVELLTSTLFPGPVYTSYGSLIAERRYRPAGFTTRLGRKDVHLALDAADTVGFDLPFGEVLRSVFEQAMEQGLGDDDWASIAELRRRERPRTV; translated from the coding sequence GTGCAGCCGTTCTTCGACGTCATCGGGGTGCGCACGTGGAACCTCGGTCGACGACCCGAGCAGGCGAACGTCGTCAAGATCATCGGCAACTACCTCATCGCCTGCGCCATCCAGTCGATGGGCGAGGCCGTCGGCGTGGCGGAGGAGGTCGGCGTCGACCCGGCCCAGCTTGTCGAGCTCCTCACATCGACGCTGTTCCCCGGCCCTGTGTACACGTCATACGGTTCGCTGATCGCCGAGCGGCGCTATCGGCCGGCCGGATTCACCACCCGGCTCGGGCGCAAGGACGTGCACCTGGCGCTGGATGCGGCGGATACCGTCGGCTTCGACCTGCCGTTCGGCGAGGTGCTGCGCTCGGTGTTCGAGCAGGCCATGGAACAAGGACTCGGCGACGACGACTGGGCGTCGATCGCCGAGCTGCGGCGCCGGGAGCGCCCGCGCACCGTCTGA
- a CDS encoding CGNR zinc finger domain-containing protein: MSWFFEEVERMPTTTAAREAAAAADSRAEAARIFRLDNEHLAFRYTATLSDRAGTEPFERLSDPDRLRLWLAVNGIDPGRRPTRPQLADAIALREAVYRLGVAVAHALPVAARDRALVNEAAAATGAVPELADDGIRWRLASLDTVAAALGVIARDAIALLGGERPGRIATCDGPDCAGLYLDASRGSTRRWCSMSTCGNRNKKSRMRARA, encoded by the coding sequence GTGAGCTGGTTCTTCGAGGAGGTGGAACGGATGCCGACGACGACGGCCGCGCGAGAGGCAGCGGCCGCAGCAGACTCCCGCGCCGAGGCTGCGCGGATCTTCCGGCTCGACAACGAGCATCTCGCCTTCCGCTACACCGCCACGCTCAGCGATCGTGCGGGAACGGAACCGTTCGAGCGCCTGTCCGACCCCGACCGTCTTCGCCTCTGGCTCGCCGTGAACGGGATCGATCCTGGTCGGCGCCCGACTCGCCCGCAGCTGGCCGATGCGATCGCACTCCGCGAGGCCGTCTATCGGCTGGGGGTCGCCGTCGCGCATGCGCTCCCCGTGGCCGCGCGCGACAGAGCACTCGTCAACGAAGCAGCGGCCGCGACCGGCGCGGTGCCGGAGCTGGCTGATGACGGCATCCGCTGGCGGCTCGCGAGCCTTGACACCGTGGCTGCAGCTCTCGGCGTGATCGCCCGCGACGCGATCGCCCTGCTCGGCGGTGAGCGCCCTGGGCGGATCGCGACGTGCGACGGCCCCGACTGCGCCGGGCTGTATCTCGACGCCAGTCGTGGCAGCACCCGCCGGTGGTGCTCGATGAGCACGTGCGGCAACAGGAACAAGAAGTCACGGATGCGCGCACGCGCATAG